The Sphingomonas sp. NBWT7 nucleotide sequence TGCGCCGCGCTAACCCGCCAAATCGTGTTGCCGACGTCGTCCGCGACGAGCAGCGCGCCGGTGCGATCGGTGATCACTCCGACGGGGCGGCCCTGCGCCTCGCCGTCGGCGTTGAGGAAGCCGCTCAGCACGTCCATCGGCTTGGCGCCGCGCACCGGCCAACCTTGCGCGGTGAAGGGCACGAACACGACCTTGTAGCCCGACACCGGCACGCGGTTCCACGAACCGTGCTCGCCGATGAAGGCGCCGCTTGCGTAGCGCTGCCCGAGCTTCGCATCGCCGGCGAACGTCAGCCCCAGTGCCGCGACGTGGGGGCCGAGCGCATAGTCGGGGCGCTTGGCATATTGCTGCAGCTGTGGGTTCGCCGGCTCGACGCGCTTGTCGGGATAGCCGCCCCAATAATACCACGGCCAGCCGAAGTGGTCGCCCAGGCTCACCTCGGTCAGATAGTCGGGGACGATGTCCGACCCGAGCATGTCGCGCTCGTTGACGACCGCCCACAATTGCTTCGACTGCGGGTGGATCGCCATGCCGTTCGCGTTGCGCACGCCGGCCGCGAACACGCGCGACGTCTTCTCCTTCGGATAGACCTGGAGGATCGTCGCGCGGCGCTGCTCGAGCTCGAGCCCCTTCTCGCCGATGTTCGACGCCGAGCCGACCGACACGTAGAGCGTGCGCCCATCCTCCGCCGCGATGACGTTGCGTGCCCAATGGTTCTGCCCGCCGGGCAGCTTGACGACGACTTCGGGCTTGGCGGTGATGCTCGTGTAGCCGTCCTTATAGGGTACGCGGACGAGCGCATCGGTGTTGGCGACGTAGAGCTGCCCCTCGAACAGTACCATGCCGAACGGCGAATTCAGCCCCGTCATGAAGACGTGGCGCTGATCGACGCGGCCGTCGCCGTTGGCGTCGCGCAGCAGCGTGATGCGGTTGGCAGACGGCACGCCGGCGCCGGCGCGTCCCATCAGGAGACCCATCACGCGATCGGTGAAGCTGCGCCCGCGCGGCGGCGAGTTGCTCTCCGCGACCAGCACGTCGCCGTTCGGCAGGCGATAGAGCCAGCGCGGGTGATCGAGCCCGGTCGCGAACGGCTGCACCGCGAGGCCGGCGGCGGGCGTCGGCATCGTGCCCTGCGGCCAGCCGACCGCCTTCGCCACCTTTACCGTCGGGATCATCTGGCTGCGTGGATTGGTGATCTGCGGCCGCTGCCCGGTGACGGCGGCGAAGTCGATCCGCGCCTTGTCGGGCCAGCCGAGCCAGACGAAAACGCCGATGCCGGCGAGGACCAGCAGGCCGAGGACGATCAGAATGTGTTTGCGCATGGGGAAGAGATAGGGCGCCGCGTTTGATTGGGGAAGGTCGTTCCGGTCCGGCCGAACCGGGACCGTCAGCAGGCGGTGTCCGCCAGCAGGCTGTCGGCGAGCAGCAGCAGCAGCTTGACGTCGATCGCCAGCCCCTCGCGGCGCTTCGCGGCGACGAACGCTGTGATCTCGCCACGCGGGACGACGTGGACGACAATATCCTCGTCGGCATCGCCGCCGCCGTCGCTCACCTTCACCAGATCGTGCGCGCGCACCAGCGTGAAGCCCTCGCTGACCATACCCGGTGAGGAGAAGAACGTGCCGAGCGGTTCGATCGACCCGGCGCGATAGCCGGTTTCCTCCTCGAGTTCGCGCGCTGCCGCCTCTACCAGCGGCTCGCCGGCGGTCTGATCACCGATCAGGCCGGCAGGAAGCTCGAGACAGGCGCAGCCGAGCGGAACGCGGTGCTGCTCGACGAGCACGATCTCGTTCGCATCGGTGATGGCGAC carries:
- a CDS encoding NUDIX hydrolase, which translates into the protein MWEGRFIRAVKQGKWEYAARNRGIEAAVIVAITDANEIVLVEQHRVPLGCACLELPAGLIGDQTAGEPLVEAAARELEEETGYRAGSIEPLGTFFSSPGMVSEGFTLVRAHDLVKVSDGGGDADEDIVVHVVPRGEITAFVAAKRREGLAIDVKLLLLLADSLLADTAC
- a CDS encoding sorbosone dehydrogenase family protein, which translates into the protein MRKHILIVLGLLVLAGIGVFVWLGWPDKARIDFAAVTGQRPQITNPRSQMIPTVKVAKAVGWPQGTMPTPAAGLAVQPFATGLDHPRWLYRLPNGDVLVAESNSPPRGRSFTDRVMGLLMGRAGAGVPSANRITLLRDANGDGRVDQRHVFMTGLNSPFGMVLFEGQLYVANTDALVRVPYKDGYTSITAKPEVVVKLPGGQNHWARNVIAAEDGRTLYVSVGSASNIGEKGLELEQRRATILQVYPKEKTSRVFAAGVRNANGMAIHPQSKQLWAVVNERDMLGSDIVPDYLTEVSLGDHFGWPWYYWGGYPDKRVEPANPQLQQYAKRPDYALGPHVAALGLTFAGDAKLGQRYASGAFIGEHGSWNRVPVSGYKVVFVPFTAQGWPVRGAKPMDVLSGFLNADGEAQGRPVGVITDRTGALLVADDVGNTIWRVSAAQQAAAR